In Pyrus communis chromosome 1, drPyrComm1.1, whole genome shotgun sequence, the following are encoded in one genomic region:
- the LOC137709919 gene encoding probable trehalose-phosphate phosphatase D, translating into MTNQNVVVSDAKGVAITVTVAAKQNMFSQSVPKPMTEAGRGGGCFTIPMNIKVLNVDKEGGAARVNAWVDSLRASSPPRVKSAATPQSLSETVDNNSWSSRHPSAMSMFEQITNASKGKQIVLFLDYDGTLSPIVEDPDRAFMSNEMRKAVKAAARYFPTAIVSGRCRDKVYSFVKLGELYYAGSHGMDIKGPSKSSKYKNGNQAVLFQPASEFVPMIDEVYKILLEKTRSISGARVENNKFCLSVHFRCVDEKSWAVLAEQVRLVLNEYPKLRLTQGRKVLEIRPTIKWDKGKALEFLLESLGYANSNEVLPVYIGDDRTDEDAFKVLRDRGQGFGILVSKVPKETNASYTLQEPAEVKDFLRRLVKWKTSKLTS; encoded by the exons ATGACCAACCAAAATGTGGTTGTTTCTGATGCCAAAGGCGTGGCTATTACAGTCACGGTTGCTGCAAAGCAGAATATGTTTTCACAATCGGTGCCAAAACCGATGACTGAGgcaggaagaggaggaggatgcTTCACCATTCCCATGAACATCAAGGTTTTGAATGTTGACAAAGAAGGGGGAGCAGCCCGAGTCAATGCTTGGGTTGACTCCTTGAGAGCTTCTTCTCCGCCTCGTGTCAAATCCGCTGCCACTCCTCAGTCTCTTTCTGAAACAGTGGATAATAACTCTTGGAGT AGTCGCCATCCATCAGCTATGAGCATGTTCGAGCAGATAACAAATGCTTCAAAGGGCAAGCAGATTGTATTGTTTCTTGACTACGATGGCACCCTCTCCCCAATTGTGGAAGACCCAGATCGTGCTTTCATGTCCAATGAG ATGAGAAAGGCAGTGAAGGCCGCTGCTAGATACTTTCCTACAGCAATTGTTAGCGGGAGGTGCAGAGACAAG GTTTACAGCTTTGTAAAATTAGGAGAGCTTTATTATGCAGGCAGCCATGGGATGGACATCAAGGGACCATCCAAAAGTAGCAAATATAAGAAT GGTAATCAAGCAGTTCTCTTCCAACCGGCCAGTGAGTTTGTACCAATGATTGATGAG GTGTACAAAATTTTGTTGGAGAAAACCAGATCCATCTCAGGAGCTAGGGTGGAAAATAATAAGTTTTGCTTATCTGTACACTTCCGTTGTGTTGATGAGAAG AGTTGGGCAGTTTTAGCGGAGCAAGTTAGACTTGTTCTCAATGAGTATCCGAAGCTCAGGTTGACTCAAGGGAGGAAG GTATTAGAGATCCGCCCAACCATCAAATGGGACAAAGGCAAAGCTCTTGAATTCCTGCTAGAGTCATTAG GATATGCGAACTCAAACGAAGTACTACCAGTCTATATTGGAGATGATCGAACAGACGAGGACGCCTTCAAG GTGCTACGCGATAGAGGACAAGGATTTGGTATTCTAGTTTCTAAAGTTCCAAAAGAAACAAATGCGTCTTACACTTTACAAGAACCAGCGGAG GTTAAGGATTTTTTGCGGCGTTTGGTGAAATGGAAAACCAGCAAACTAACTAGCTAG